In Companilactobacillus allii, one genomic interval encodes:
- a CDS encoding ABC transporter ATP-binding protein, whose product MSELLKIDNLNYRHSLKNILKNVNLTIESGKIIGLLGENGAGKTTLMRLITGSAHGKGSITLSGTNKIAERKSHVSYTEHLGGFQGGMKVGKIFDFYQTVYPDFDVERSNSLIEFLKIDKNLKLSALSKGMKEKLIIALTLSRQADLYLLDEPFGGIDSMSRKKIINSILKWKPEESTMIISDHYVTEIASILDEIVVVKDQTINCHKKADEIREDNDMGIEDFYESLYVGDDQND is encoded by the coding sequence ATGAGTGAATTATTAAAAATTGATAATTTAAATTATCGTCACAGTCTAAAGAATATTTTGAAAAATGTTAATTTGACAATTGAAAGTGGCAAGATCATTGGTCTACTTGGCGAGAACGGTGCCGGTAAGACTACTCTGATGCGTTTGATAACTGGTAGCGCGCATGGTAAAGGGAGTATTACGTTAAGTGGTACGAATAAGATTGCTGAAAGAAAGAGTCATGTTAGTTACACTGAACATCTTGGTGGATTCCAGGGTGGGATGAAGGTCGGTAAGATTTTTGACTTTTATCAGACAGTCTATCCAGACTTTGATGTTGAGCGTTCGAATTCGTTAATTGAATTCTTGAAGATCGATAAGAATTTGAAGTTATCGGCATTATCCAAAGGGATGAAGGAGAAGCTTATCATTGCACTGACTCTATCCCGTCAAGCTGACTTGTATTTATTAGATGAACCATTCGGTGGAATCGACAGTATGAGTCGTAAGAAAATCATCAATAGTATTTTAAAGTGGAAGCCTGAGGAATCTACTATGATTATCAGTGATCATTATGTGACTGAAATCGCCTCTATTCTTGATGAGATCGTTGTGGTCAAGGATCAGACTATCAATTGCCACAAAAAGGCCGATGAGATTCGTGAAGACAATGATATGGGAATTGAAGATTTCTATGAAAGCTTATACGTAGGAGATGATCAAAATGACTAG
- a CDS encoding ATP-binding protein — protein MNTPKYEIEDILNIPEGKTFDRKSAKYDLNKLANILIAFANADGGTVALGINDKKYEGVNLLSTQKQNDIVQIGSQRIIPTLEVEITKKPITNIQKMDDTVWLLSVNPSDDKVYMNKKDEVYLRIGDETHRVTFEERKKLEFDKGIRAFESQIVDDAILDDLDDETVTQYKKLYGFEGDNLWDLLFPKGLAKRIKDQNGNIDYRLTVAGILLLSKFPTAFVPGARIRFIRYEGREAKTGTNMNIVKQLRIEGPLPKMLQQASDMIESQLRTFSSLDIKTGKFVDVPEYPKSAWLEGIVNAVTHRAYNYDGDDIRIIMFDNRLEIHSPGSLPAVVTTDNIRYTHYSRNPYIARALTDFGWVREFGEGVDRIYIDMKEFFLDDPVYKVDDNSVNLVLKNNIVMRSVRKNDDLASKIGDDWENLNFIEQAAIGMAYEHGSVRTRELLNNVDNYSMTSVRNALKNLTNMGILEQVASAPTSPNQYYRLIK, from the coding sequence ATGAATACCCCTAAATATGAAATAGAAGATATTTTAAATATTCCAGAGGGTAAGACCTTTGATCGGAAAAGTGCAAAATATGATTTAAATAAATTGGCCAATATTTTAATTGCCTTTGCCAATGCTGATGGGGGAACTGTCGCCTTAGGTATTAATGATAAGAAATATGAAGGTGTAAACTTACTTTCTACACAAAAACAAAATGATATTGTACAGATTGGATCTCAGAGAATAATACCTACATTAGAAGTGGAAATAACTAAGAAACCAATTACTAATATTCAAAAAATGGATGATACAGTCTGGTTATTATCAGTAAACCCGTCTGATGATAAAGTGTATATGAACAAAAAGGATGAGGTTTATCTTAGAATTGGCGATGAAACGCACAGAGTAACTTTTGAGGAACGAAAGAAGCTTGAGTTTGATAAGGGAATTAGAGCCTTTGAAAGTCAGATAGTTGATGATGCAATTCTGGATGACTTAGATGATGAAACTGTGACACAATATAAAAAGTTATATGGTTTTGAAGGTGATAATCTTTGGGATTTACTTTTCCCTAAGGGACTAGCAAAGCGTATTAAAGATCAAAATGGTAACATTGATTATCGATTAACTGTTGCGGGGATACTGTTACTTTCAAAATTCCCGACAGCTTTTGTTCCAGGAGCTAGAATTCGATTCATCCGTTATGAGGGGCGTGAAGCAAAAACGGGTACTAATATGAATATCGTGAAGCAACTGAGAATCGAAGGCCCTCTACCTAAAATGTTACAACAGGCTAGCGATATGATTGAGTCACAGTTACGTACATTCTCTAGTTTGGATATTAAAACTGGTAAATTTGTTGATGTTCCTGAGTATCCTAAGAGTGCATGGTTGGAAGGAATCGTTAATGCAGTAACTCATCGCGCATATAATTATGATGGCGATGATATTAGAATTATAATGTTTGATAATCGTTTGGAGATTCATAGTCCGGGAAGCTTGCCGGCAGTTGTAACTACAGACAATATTAGATATACACATTATTCTAGGAATCCTTATATTGCGCGTGCGCTAACTGACTTCGGATGGGTACGTGAGTTTGGTGAAGGTGTTGATCGTATTTATATTGATATGAAAGAATTCTTTTTAGATGACCCAGTGTATAAAGTTGATGATAATAGTGTTAATTTAGTTCTCAAAAACAATATTGTGATGCGTTCAGTTCGAAAGAATGATGATTTGGCATCTAAAATTGGTGATGACTGGGAGAATCTTAATTTTATCGAACAGGCTGCAATTGGAATGGCATATGAGCATGGAAGCGTTCGTACCCGGGAATTGTTAAATAATGTTGATAATTATAGTATGACTTCTGTTAGGAATGCATTAAAGAATCTAACCAATATGGGAATTTTAGAGCAAGTCGCTTCGGCACCAACCTCACCTAACCAATACTATCGACTAATAAAGTAA
- a CDS encoding type II toxin-antitoxin system HicA family toxin, with protein sequence MKPQKIIKLLRQNGFKEKSQRGSHLKMYNAKTNVTVPVPIHHDKELEHGIESKILKQAGIKHH encoded by the coding sequence ATGAAACCTCAAAAAATCATTAAATTACTAAGACAGAATGGTTTCAAGGAAAAGTCACAGAGAGGTTCGCATTTGAAAATGTACAATGCAAAGACTAATGTGACGGTTCCGGTGCCAATTCATCATGATAAGGAATTGGAACACGGGATCGAAAGTAAAATATTGAAGCAAGCGGGAATAAAGCATCATTGA
- the budA gene encoding acetolactate decarboxylase produces MSNTNTLYQHGTLALLVPGLLDGTITMKDLLSHGDTGIGTGEGLDGELIILDGTPYQVDSHGNVNLVDSNFTLPFANSHFADYAEMLEVEDISRNNLQKQITDAAKSSNTFYSVKITGTFKNIKTRAVQKSSQPYQSLAKTAENQSIFTKDSVEGTLLSYYSPAIFDGVAVGGFHSHLMSDEHDFGGHILSFESVSGVVSFQQFDNLEQHLPTDNKEYMEHDFSNDNILDDVHNAEG; encoded by the coding sequence ATGTCAAACACAAACACACTTTATCAACACGGAACACTTGCACTACTAGTTCCCGGATTACTCGATGGAACTATTACGATGAAAGACTTGTTAAGTCATGGTGACACTGGGATCGGTACTGGTGAAGGACTTGACGGTGAGTTGATCATCTTGGATGGCACACCTTACCAAGTCGATAGTCACGGTAACGTCAACCTAGTTGATAGCAACTTCACATTGCCATTTGCCAACAGTCACTTCGCTGATTACGCTGAAATGCTCGAAGTTGAAGATATTAGTCGTAACAACCTTCAAAAGCAAATCACTGACGCAGCCAAAAGTAGTAATACATTCTACTCTGTCAAGATCACTGGTACCTTCAAGAACATCAAGACTCGTGCTGTTCAAAAGTCTAGTCAACCTTATCAATCCCTAGCCAAGACAGCCGAGAATCAAAGTATCTTCACTAAGGATTCCGTTGAAGGAACTTTGCTAAGTTACTACTCACCTGCCATATTCGATGGTGTTGCAGTCGGCGGATTCCACAGTCACCTCATGTCAGATGAACACGACTTTGGCGGACACATCTTAAGCTTTGAATCAGTTAGTGGAGTTGTCAGTTTCCAACAATTCGACAACTTGGAACAGCACTTACCTACTGATAATAAAGAGTACATGGAACACGACTTTTCAAATGATAATATCCTTGACGATGTTCATAACGCCGAGGGATAA
- a CDS encoding type II toxin-antitoxin system Phd/YefM family antitoxin, translating to MKILNVPTSNINELKKSPEAIFEESRKYKTGVYIHDCDIPVGVVISVQEYEKLVKENDRLQEEILDLEAANRLKQPYTLLSDANVRGDSSKKHPKFDEDDGWE from the coding sequence ATGAAAATATTGAATGTCCCCACAAGTAATATAAATGAGCTGAAAAAATCACCGGAAGCAATTTTTGAAGAGAGTCGTAAGTATAAGACCGGAGTTTATATCCATGATTGCGATATTCCTGTTGGAGTTGTGATTTCGGTACAAGAATATGAGAAATTGGTTAAAGAAAATGACAGATTGCAAGAAGAAATCCTAGATTTAGAAGCTGCCAATCGTTTGAAACAACCATATACATTATTATCAGATGCTAATGTTCGTGGTGATTCGAGTAAAAAACATCCAAAGTTTGATGAAGATGATGGGTGGGAGTGA
- a CDS encoding 2,3-diphosphoglycerate-dependent phosphoglycerate mutase, protein MAKLVFIRHGQSQWNLSNQFTGWVDVDLSDEGVKQAQNAGKLLKEEGILFDQAYTSVLTRAIKTLHYALEGCDQLWIPETKTWRLNERHYGALQGLNKAETAEKYGDEQVHIWRRSYDTLPPLLKATDEGSAAKDRRYANLDPRIIPGGENLKVTLERVIPFWEDEIAPKLLDGKNVIIAAHGNSLRALTKYIEDISDADIMDVEMATGEPVVYDLDDKLNVVSKKKLN, encoded by the coding sequence ATGGCAAAATTAGTTTTCATTCGTCACGGACAAAGTCAATGGAACTTATCTAACCAATTTACTGGTTGGGTTGACGTTGACCTTAGTGATGAAGGTGTAAAGCAAGCACAAAACGCTGGTAAGCTTCTTAAAGAAGAAGGCATCCTATTCGATCAAGCATATACTTCAGTATTGACACGTGCTATCAAGACATTGCACTACGCTCTTGAAGGTTGTGACCAATTGTGGATTCCTGAAACAAAGACATGGAGACTTAACGAACGTCACTATGGCGCACTTCAAGGATTAAACAAAGCTGAAACAGCTGAAAAATATGGTGATGAACAAGTTCATATCTGGAGACGTTCATACGATACTTTACCACCATTATTGAAAGCAACTGACGAAGGTTCAGCAGCTAAAGACCGTCGTTATGCTAACTTGGACCCAAGAATTATTCCTGGTGGCGAAAACCTTAAGGTTACTTTGGAACGTGTTATTCCTTTCTGGGAAGACGAAATCGCTCCTAAGTTGTTAGATGGTAAGAACGTTATCATCGCAGCCCACGGTAATTCATTACGTGCTCTTACAAAATACATTGAAGACATTAGTGATGCTGACATCATGGATGTTGAAATGGCTACTGGTGAACCAGTTGTTTATGACTTGGATGACAAGTTGAACGTTGTAAGTAAGAAGAAGCTTAACTAG
- a CDS encoding YdcF family protein → MFSRPPFLTIGTMAILLTLLFIHMINCNAPLILRYYVITIFTVDSVLLVILLCYLLYVYYFLRHAKIQESDYLLVLGTNTFTKRVSPVLQDRLDMTIAAYHRLGDYPMIIVSGGRNFRPPLIEDNLMKDYLVEHGIPTSKILLENRSTNTIQKLEYSSILLKEDWNGENVPRVTIITSEFHIPRTMRYLKNLGILVSYLPARTMPVFKWPAMFREFTVIVWYYRYTIMSLMFIILVLFLSVLE, encoded by the coding sequence ATGTTTAGCAGACCTCCCTTTTTGACAATTGGAACTATGGCGATCCTTTTGACACTATTGTTCATTCACATGATAAATTGTAATGCACCATTAATACTGCGATATTATGTGATTACGATATTCACGGTTGATTCAGTCTTGTTGGTGATTTTATTGTGTTACCTATTGTATGTATATTATTTCTTGCGACATGCGAAGATTCAAGAGTCTGATTATTTGTTGGTATTGGGTACGAATACTTTTACCAAGCGAGTCTCACCAGTCTTGCAAGACAGATTGGATATGACGATAGCAGCGTATCATCGATTGGGTGATTATCCCATGATTATTGTGAGTGGTGGAAGAAACTTCAGACCACCATTGATCGAGGACAATCTAATGAAGGATTATTTAGTCGAACACGGAATCCCGACATCAAAGATCCTTCTTGAGAATAGGTCGACCAATACGATACAGAAGTTAGAATATTCGTCGATTCTATTAAAAGAGGATTGGAATGGCGAGAATGTTCCACGGGTAACTATTATTACTAGTGAGTTTCATATCCCTAGAACGATGCGTTATTTGAAGAACCTAGGCATATTAGTCAGCTATTTACCAGCAAGAACGATGCCAGTTTTTAAGTGGCCAGCTATGTTTCGTGAGTTTACAGTGATAGTCTGGTATTATAGGTACACTATTATGTCGTTGATGTTTATAATTTTAGTATTATTTCTTAGCGTATTAGAGTAA
- a CDS encoding AI-2E family transporter: MISYDKFVANKRLRRIVLLLAVIGLFYLLRSMMSMFLLTFTFTFLSVRLVRAVQRKFPKVKPVWVIAPVYLLIIAALTFAVANYVPQIISQTVKMFQSLQKFYQSDEMRSNIYLTAIYNYLQQINLDAQIKTAVAQAVNYISSVGVMGLNIFLSFLLSFFYTTQVEQMNKFGHQFLSSNYGWLFEDLRYYGQKFVNTFGVVIEAQLMIAVVNTTLTTITLLFMQMPSVIALAVMVFILSLIPVAGVIISLIPLSFIAYTVGGIKYVVYIIIMIVVIHMIETYFLNPQFMSSMTHLPIFFTFVILIVSEELIGTWGLIIGIPIFVFFLDILGVHSIEKNESKKKLSLKKFR, translated from the coding sequence ATGATTTCGTATGATAAATTTGTAGCTAATAAGAGATTGCGACGAATTGTTTTGTTGCTGGCAGTGATTGGATTGTTCTATTTGCTTCGTAGCATGATGAGTATGTTCTTGTTGACGTTCACATTTACGTTCTTGTCAGTTAGATTGGTCCGAGCAGTACAAAGAAAGTTCCCAAAGGTTAAGCCAGTCTGGGTGATCGCACCAGTTTATTTGTTAATAATTGCGGCCTTGACCTTTGCTGTAGCCAATTATGTACCACAAATAATCAGCCAAACGGTCAAGATGTTCCAATCACTGCAGAAGTTTTACCAGAGTGATGAGATGCGATCCAATATTTATCTGACGGCGATATACAATTACTTGCAACAGATCAATCTTGATGCACAGATCAAGACGGCAGTTGCACAAGCGGTCAATTATATATCTAGTGTTGGTGTAATGGGATTGAATATCTTCTTGTCATTTCTACTGAGCTTCTTTTATACGACTCAAGTTGAACAGATGAATAAGTTCGGGCATCAGTTCTTAAGTAGTAACTACGGATGGTTATTTGAAGATCTACGTTATTATGGCCAGAAGTTCGTCAATACCTTTGGTGTTGTTATCGAGGCACAATTGATGATTGCTGTTGTTAATACAACTTTAACAACTATCACATTGTTATTTATGCAGATGCCAAGTGTTATTGCACTAGCTGTGATGGTCTTCATATTGTCATTGATCCCGGTAGCTGGGGTGATCATCTCGCTGATTCCGTTGAGTTTCATAGCGTATACTGTTGGTGGAATTAAGTATGTAGTTTATATTATAATTATGATAGTTGTTATTCATATGATTGAAACATACTTTTTGAATCCACAATTCATGTCGAGTATGACACATCTGCCAATATTCTTTACGTTTGTAATTTTGATTGTTTCCGAGGAACTTATCGGTACATGGGGATTGATTATCGGTATTCCAATATTTGTATTCTTCCTGGATATTCTCGGTGTACATTCGATTGAGAAGAATGAATCTAAGAAGAAGTTAAGTTTGAAGAAATTTCGATAA
- a CDS encoding GntR family transcriptional regulator — MKFDDKIPIYFQIKNYLYHQIITGDLQSGEKLPSIRQLALDVTANVNTVQRALSEMIVEEVVISKRGKGNFVTTDVKKVEQLKTKLVQEQLSLAYQQLHSLDLSDNEILIEFKHFMESRDAQHE; from the coding sequence TTGAAATTTGACGACAAGATTCCAATTTATTTCCAGATCAAAAATTATCTTTACCATCAAATAATCACTGGTGACCTACAGTCTGGTGAGAAATTACCATCGATTAGACAACTTGCACTTGATGTGACCGCAAATGTGAACACAGTACAGCGGGCATTATCAGAGATGATCGTTGAGGAAGTTGTTATTTCAAAGCGTGGCAAGGGCAACTTTGTCACAACTGATGTGAAAAAGGTTGAGCAGTTAAAGACCAAGCTAGTGCAGGAACAGTTATCATTGGCTTATCAACAACTGCACTCACTAGATTTGAGTGATAATGAGATATTGATAGAATTTAAACATTTCATGGAAAGTAGGGATGCACAGCATGAGTGA
- a CDS encoding N-acetylmuramoyl-L-alanine amidase family protein: MVSKKKLMASVATTVALTGAGFMTVGQVVPQLVIQQNVKAASAINDYISNNNIQPVSIQNEEGTFSKWFGYENGVGKPEGVVVHETATPGATARNEVTYFNREWSTMYSYVHAFVDNNEIINIHNTDYGVWGAGQTANAKYIQIELCEVSTTDEFARSISNDAYYIASKLIQYNLPFTPGTTVLSHNDVSNKYGDTNHTDPVGYFAAWGYSMDQFYDLIGTYYNNLKASGSVTNGGGSTSTTDPDTDSSTIKVNNTDGYYVPIVSFDSTGVATAVKSRALANNTPWYTDKTKDYEGHTYHRVATNEWVSDQYIVN, from the coding sequence ATGGTATCAAAAAAGAAATTAATGGCGAGTGTAGCGACAACTGTTGCTTTGACTGGGGCCGGATTCATGACTGTAGGACAGGTAGTTCCACAGCTTGTTATCCAACAAAACGTTAAGGCTGCTTCAGCAATCAACGACTACATTTCTAATAACAATATTCAACCAGTATCTATTCAAAATGAAGAGGGTACATTCAGTAAATGGTTCGGCTACGAAAATGGTGTAGGGAAGCCTGAAGGTGTCGTAGTTCACGAAACAGCCACTCCTGGTGCTACAGCTAGGAATGAAGTTACATACTTTAACCGTGAATGGTCAACTATGTATTCATATGTTCATGCTTTTGTTGATAATAACGAAATCATCAATATTCACAATACTGATTACGGTGTATGGGGTGCTGGTCAGACAGCAAATGCTAAGTATATTCAGATCGAATTATGTGAAGTAAGTACAACAGATGAATTCGCACGTTCAATCTCAAATGATGCTTACTATATTGCTAGTAAGTTGATTCAATACAACCTACCATTCACACCTGGTACAACGGTTCTATCACATAACGATGTATCAAATAAATACGGTGATACTAACCATACCGACCCAGTTGGCTACTTTGCAGCTTGGGGTTACAGCATGGACCAATTCTATGACTTGATTGGTACATATTATAATAACCTTAAAGCCAGCGGTTCAGTAACTAACGGTGGTGGAAGCACAAGTACAACAGATCCTGATACAGATAGTAGTACAATCAAAGTTAATAACACAGATGGCTACTACGTTCCTATCGTTTCATTTGATAGTACAGGAGTCGCTACAGCAGTTAAGAGTCGTGCGTTAGCTAATAATACTCCTTGGTATACTGATAAAACTAAAGATTACGAAGGTCATACATATCACCGTGTTGCCACAAACGAGTGGGTATCTGATCAATATATAGTAAACTAG
- a CDS encoding type II toxin-antitoxin system RelB/DinJ family antitoxin: protein MDDETKKVQVSFCIDSEDNRRVTEVYEKLGIDLPTAFNLFIKKSISDGGFPFDVRDSFYSESNINELAKRLEKAKKGEGKVHPLL, encoded by the coding sequence ATGGATGATGAGACTAAAAAGGTACAAGTTTCGTTTTGTATAGATAGTGAGGATAATAGAAGAGTTACTGAGGTCTATGAGAAGTTGGGTATAGATTTACCTACTGCATTCAATTTGTTCATCAAAAAAAGTATCAGTGATGGTGGATTTCCATTTGATGTAAGAGATTCTTTCTACAGTGAAAGTAATATTAATGAATTAGCTAAACGGCTTGAAAAAGCAAAAAAAGGAGAAGGCAAAGTGCATCCACTATTGTAG
- a CDS encoding GGDEF domain-containing protein, translating to MTWSTWQVPPFITSVFFILGVFALYTVTFNWLSSGMKVWNVNVSDDTLNAWYGVIYMLIFVFSIQTAVIDTRLSWEFMNFQLIAVTFCAYFLNIHIPYYSFFPIVLVYMLFNHSIGYWQSWGHAMTLMVFFWVLNIVRVRYREHHFAFLIYMLVDTLFGGILWFWMVLKFNISLTTFVQEWIYLIIFEILLYIYIAMLSQDTAVKLRLKNRATHDTLTNTENFSAYTENMDDLFEKSQKERLPLTMMMFDIDHFKNVNDTYGHLAGDRVLRHVSMVVQTVLAENDVNIGFYRTGGEEFNLIFPSYELADSKVVIEQIFNAINHIEVHSDADLIDITISIGVCELTSDDKSPIDFYNRVDKSLYHSKQNGRMQITVG from the coding sequence ATGACATGGTCCACTTGGCAGGTACCGCCATTTATAACTAGTGTGTTTTTCATTCTTGGAGTATTTGCCCTTTATACTGTTACTTTCAACTGGCTATCTTCAGGTATGAAAGTATGGAATGTGAATGTTTCTGATGATACTTTGAATGCTTGGTATGGAGTCATTTATATGCTGATATTCGTATTCAGTATCCAAACGGCAGTTATTGATACTAGACTTTCGTGGGAATTTATGAATTTCCAGCTGATAGCAGTGACATTTTGCGCGTATTTCTTGAATATACATATCCCGTATTATTCATTCTTCCCAATCGTGTTGGTTTACATGTTATTCAACCATTCGATAGGCTATTGGCAATCGTGGGGACATGCGATGACGTTGATGGTGTTCTTCTGGGTTTTGAATATTGTTCGTGTGAGATATCGTGAGCACCATTTTGCATTTTTGATTTATATGTTAGTTGATACATTATTTGGCGGGATACTGTGGTTTTGGATGGTATTAAAATTCAATATTTCATTGACGACTTTTGTCCAGGAGTGGATTTATTTAATTATCTTCGAAATACTATTGTATATTTACATTGCAATGTTATCGCAGGATACCGCTGTAAAGCTCAGACTTAAGAATCGTGCGACGCATGATACCTTGACTAATACGGAGAATTTCTCGGCATATACTGAAAATATGGACGATTTATTCGAGAAGAGTCAAAAAGAACGTCTTCCTTTGACTATGATGATGTTTGATATTGATCATTTTAAGAATGTGAATGATACGTATGGTCATTTGGCTGGAGACCGTGTGTTACGACATGTCTCAATGGTGGTACAGACAGTGTTGGCCGAGAATGATGTTAACATCGGCTTTTATAGGACTGGTGGTGAGGAGTTCAACTTGATATTCCCTAGTTATGAGTTGGCGGATTCCAAGGTGGTCATTGAACAGATATTCAATGCTATCAACCATATCGAGGTCCATTCAGACGCGGACTTGATAGACATCACGATATCCATTGGTGTATGTGAGCTTACTAGTGATGATAAGTCACCGATAGACTTCTACAACCGAGTTGATAAGAGTCTTTATCACTCTAAACAAAATGGTCGTATGCAAATTACTGTTGGATAG
- a CDS encoding glutathione peroxidase, whose translation MATIYDFSETEMNGDKIDFNDYKGKVVLIVNTASKCGLAPQLEGIEALYKKYHEQGLEVLGLPSNQFHQELGSDEETSEYCQMHYGVTFPMTKQVKVNGDDEDALFTYLKETAGHGRIKWNFTKFLIGRDGQMIERFAPTTKPEKFESDIVSALEDK comes from the coding sequence ATGGCTACTATTTACGATTTTTCAGAGACTGAAATGAACGGTGACAAGATTGACTTCAATGATTATAAAGGTAAGGTAGTTTTGATCGTCAATACTGCCAGCAAATGTGGACTAGCTCCACAACTTGAGGGAATAGAAGCATTATATAAGAAGTATCATGAGCAAGGACTCGAGGTACTAGGTTTGCCGTCTAACCAATTCCACCAAGAATTGGGTTCAGACGAAGAGACTAGTGAGTATTGTCAAATGCATTATGGTGTAACTTTCCCAATGACCAAGCAGGTCAAGGTTAATGGGGATGATGAAGATGCATTGTTCACATACCTTAAAGAGACAGCGGGACACGGACGTATCAAGTGGAACTTTACCAAGTTTCTAATTGGCCGTGATGGTCAGATGATTGAACGTTTTGCTCCAACTACTAAGCCTGAGAAGTTTGAGTCTGATATTGTTTCAGCACTTGAAGACAAATAA